The Argentina anserina chromosome 3, drPotAnse1.1, whole genome shotgun sequence genome includes a region encoding these proteins:
- the LOC126787792 gene encoding uncharacterized protein LOC126787792 isoform X1: protein MGQLNQWWAVATELKHFTVAVANFVGLIHLADSYLIRCTLAEGPSMLPTFNSSGDVILTERVSHRLGRIVPGDVVIIRAPYDPKKMVVKRVLALEGGKVSFTDPQQHQIQHTNIVVPKGHVWIQGDNTYLSRDSREYGPVPYGLIQGRVFFRVLLSLLSYLVDTYIFSHCYHG from the exons atggGTCAGCTCAACCAATGGTGGGCCGTAGCTACCGAACTGAAGCACTTCACCGTCGCCGTCGCGAACTTCGTCGGCCTCATCCACCTCGCCGACTCCTACCTCATAAGATGTACCCTC GCGGAAGGTCCGAGTATGCTCCCGACGTTCAACTCGAGCGGCGACGTGATCCTCACCGAGCGCGTCTCCCATCGATTGGGGAGAATCGTCCCCGGTGACGTCGTCATTATCCGGGCTCCCTACGACCCCAAGAAAATGGTGGTCAAACGTGTCCTGGCTCTGGAGGGCGGTAAGGTCAGTTTTACCGACCCCCAGCAGCATCAGATTCAGCACACTAACATTGTG GTTCCTAAGGGGCATGTTTGGATTCAGGGAGATAACACTTATCTTTCTCGTGATTCACGGGAATATGGACCTGTGCCTTACGGTCTTATTCAAGGCAGagtgtttttcagggtattgcTATCTCTCCTTTCTTATTTGGTGGATACTTATATTTTTAGTCATTGTTATCATGGTTGA
- the LOC126786060 gene encoding solanesyl diphosphate synthase 2, chloroplastic-like isoform X1 codes for MMSMTSRSLDFGRTVLDLVACGCSSNALLDRSSLSSIRNYTKANTKGSSKGFAARPIVFGGRGRTRCAVSSVKAAETLLNDFWTNTGVPDGLPRVLELKEESRMPISLTNLFEVVADDLSTLNQNLQSIVGAENPVLMSAAEQIFSAGGKRMRPALVFLVSRATAEIVGLKELTKEHRRLAEIIEMIHTASLIHDDVLDESDMRRGKETVHQMFGTRVAVLAGDFMFAQSSWYLANLENLPVIKLISQVIKDFASGEIKQASSLFDCDVKLDEYLIKSYYKTASLIAASTKGAAIFSGVDNSVAEKMYDYGKNLGLSFQVVDDILDFTQSAEQLGKPAGTDLAKGNLTAPVIFALEKEPKLRDIIESEFSETGSLDEAIELVKSCGGIEQARALAKEKAHLAIENLDCLPRTAFRLALEDMVMFNLERID; via the exons ATGATGTCAATGACAAGCCGTAGTCTTGATTTTGGAAGAACTGTATTGGATTTGGTGGCTTGTGGTTGTTCTTCAAATGCTTTGTTGGACCGCTCTTCATTGTCTTCAATAAGGAATTACACAAAGGCAAATACTAAGGGGAGTAGTAAAGGTTTTGCAGCAAGGCCAATAGTTTTTGGTGGTAGGGGCCGGACTAGGTGTGCAGTGTCTTCTGTGAAAGCAGCTGAGACTTTGCTAAATG ATTTTTGGACCAATACAGGTGTTCCTGACGGTCTTCCACGAGTCTTGGAGTTGAAGGAAGAGTCGAGAATGCCCATTTCGCTGACGAATTTGTTTGAAGTGGTAGCTGATGATCTCTCGACACTAAATCAAAATCTTCAGTCA ATTGTTGGTGCAGAAAACCCGGTTTTAATGTCTGCAGCTGAGCAGATTTTCAGTGCTGGTGGGAAGCGGATGCGACCAGCTTTGGTGTTTTTGGTCTCAAGAGCAACAGCAGAAATAGTTGGGTTGAA GGAACTTACAAAAGAACATCGCCGATTGGCAGAGATTATTGAAATGATTCATACGGCAAGCTTGATACATGATGATGTATTGGATGAAAGTGACATGCGAAGAG GGAAAGAAACTGTTCATCAAATGTTTGGTACAAGAGTGGCTGTACTGGCTGGGGACTTCATGTTTGCACAGTCATCATGGTATCTTGCAAATCTTGAAAATCTTCCGGTCATTAAGCTCATTAGCCAG GTTATCaaagattttgcaagtggtgaAATAAAACAGGCATCTAGCTTGTTTGATTGTGATGTCAAACTTGATGAGTACTTGATCAAGAGCTACTACAAAACAGCCTCCCTAATCGCTGCCAGTACCAAAGGAGCTGCTATTTTTAGTGGGGTTGACAACAGCGTAGCTGAGAAAATGTATGACTATGGCAAGAATCTTGGTCTGTCATTCCAAGTTGTTGATGACATATTGGATTTCACTCAATCGGCAGAGCAGCTGGGAAAGCCTGCCGGAACTGACCTAGCCAAAGGAAACCTCACTGCCCCGGTTATTTTTGCTCTGGAGAAGGAGCCAAAACTTAGAGATATAATTGAATCAGAATTCAGTGAAACTGGCTCACTTGATGAAGCCATTGAATTGGTCAAGAGTTGTGGCGGCATTGAACAAGCACGAGCATTAGCCAAAGAGAAAGCTCATCTTGCAATCGAAAATCTCGATTGCCTTCCTCGAACAGCTTTTCGATTAGCTCTGGAGGATATGGTGATGTTTAATCTCGAACGGATCGATTAG
- the LOC126786595 gene encoding cytochrome P450 72A397-like, protein MEVTVAISVALSLVFVAIIVRWVWGFLDWVWLKPKKLERCLRQQGFEGNSYRLLYGDMKEYAITLKKAKSKPMNLSTSHEIAPRVIPLLAQTMKTYGKNSFVWIGPIPRVNIMNPEDVKNVFTKLGDFPKPASNPLVKLLATGLASYEGEKWAKHRRIINPTFHSEKLKRMLPAFYQSCNDMIKEWGSVTSNESSSCEFDVWPSLQNLTADVISRTAFGSSYQEGRIIFELLKEQAGHAMKAVLNVYIPGWRFLPTKMNKRMKQIDKEIRGILMGIIRKREKAIEAGEATKDDLLGALMESNLKDIRDHGKNNKNGGMSMEDVVEECKLFYFAGQETTSVLLVWTMVLLCQNQNWQDRAREEVLQVFGMNKPDFDGLTHLKVVTMIFLEVLRLYPAVVVLARTTPKETQVGKFSLPAGVEVGIPTLLIHHDKELWGDDAEEFRPERFSEGVSKATNSQLSFFPFGAGPRICIGQNFAMMEAKLALALILQHFTFDLSPSYAHAPSNLITLQPQYGAPIMLHRR, encoded by the exons ATGGAGGTAACAGTGGCAATAAGTGTCGCCCTGAGCCTTGTATTTGTTGCCATAATAGTAAGATGGGTATGGGGTTTTCTGGATTGGGTGTGGCTTAAGCCAAAGAAGCTTGAAAGATGTTTGAGGCAGCAAGGCTTCGAAGGCAATTCTTACAGGCTTTTGTATGGAGACATGAAGGAGTACGCTATCACGCTCAAAAAAGCAAAATCGAAACCCATGAACCTGTCAACCTCCCATGAGATAGCACCTCGAGTAATTCCTCTTCTGGCTCAAACTATGAAAACTTACG GTAAGAATTCTTTTGTATGGATCGGCCCCATACCAAGGGTGAACATTATGAATCCAGAAGACGTGAAAAATGTTTTCACAAAACTTGGTGATTTTCCAAAGCCGGCATCAAATCCACTTGTTAAGTTGCTAGCAACAGGCCTTGCAAGCTATGAAGGGGAGAAATGGGCTAAACACAGAAGGATTATCAACCCAACATTCCATTCTGAAAAGTTGAAG CGTATGCTACCGGCATTTTACCAAAGTTGTAATGATATGATTAAAGAATGGGGGAGTGTGACGTCCAACGAGAGTTCATCATGTGAGTTTGATGTCTGGCCTTCTCTTCAAAATTTAACAGCTGATGTAATTTCTAGAACAGCATTTGGGAGTAGCTATCAAGAAGGGAGGATAATCTTTGAACTCCTAAAAGAGCAAGCAGGACATGCAATGAAAGCCGTTCTAAATGTTTACATTCCGGGATGGAG GTTTTTACCAACTAAGATGAACAAGAGGATGAAACAAATTGACAAAGAAATAAGAGGTATACTCATGGGAATtataagaaagagagagaaagccaTTGAAGCAGGTGAAGCTACCAAAGATGACTTACTAGGTGCACTGATGGAATCAAATTTAAAGGACATTCGAGATCATGGGAAGAACAACAAAAATGGTGGGATGAGTATGGAAGATGTAGTTGAGGAATGCAAGCTTTTTTACTTTGCTGGGCAAGAGACCACTTCAGTGTTATTAGTTTGGACAATGGTCTTACTTTGTCAAAATCAGAACTGGCAAGATCGAGCAAGAGAAGAGGTTTTGCAGGTCTTTGGAATGAACAAGCCAGACTTTGATGGTCTAACTCACCTGAAAGTC GTAACTATGATTTTTCTTGAAGTGCTACGGTTATACCCGGCAGTAGTTGTGCTTGCTCGAACCACTCCTAAGGAAACACAAGTTGGGAAATTCTCATTACCAGCTGGAGTCGAAGTCGGGATACCAACACTGCTTATTCACCATGACAAGGAACTGTGGGGCGATGATGCAGAAGAATTCAGGCCAGAGAGGTTTTCGGAAGGAGTATCGAAGGCAACAAATAGTCAGCTCTCGTTCTTTCCTTTTGGAGCAGGTCCTCGGATTTGCATCGGACAGAACTTTGCTATGATGGAAGCAAAATTAGCCTTGGCATTGATCTTGCAACACTTCACATTTGACCTTTCTCCGTCTTATGCTCATGCTCCTTCTAATCTTATAACCCTTCAACCACAGTATGGTGCTCCTATCATGTTACACAGACGTTAA
- the LOC126787792 gene encoding uncharacterized protein LOC126787792 isoform X2 — protein MGQLNQWWAVATELKHFTVAVANFVGLIHLADSYLIRCTLAEGPSMLPTFNSSGDVILTERVSHRLGRIVPGDVVIIRAPYDPKKMVVKRVLALEGGKVSFTDPQQHQIQHTNIVVPKGHVWIQGDNTYLSRDSREYGPVPYGLIQGRVFFRAWPPRDFGFCE, from the exons atggGTCAGCTCAACCAATGGTGGGCCGTAGCTACCGAACTGAAGCACTTCACCGTCGCCGTCGCGAACTTCGTCGGCCTCATCCACCTCGCCGACTCCTACCTCATAAGATGTACCCTC GCGGAAGGTCCGAGTATGCTCCCGACGTTCAACTCGAGCGGCGACGTGATCCTCACCGAGCGCGTCTCCCATCGATTGGGGAGAATCGTCCCCGGTGACGTCGTCATTATCCGGGCTCCCTACGACCCCAAGAAAATGGTGGTCAAACGTGTCCTGGCTCTGGAGGGCGGTAAGGTCAGTTTTACCGACCCCCAGCAGCATCAGATTCAGCACACTAACATTGTG GTTCCTAAGGGGCATGTTTGGATTCAGGGAGATAACACTTATCTTTCTCGTGATTCACGGGAATATGGACCTGTGCCTTACGGTCTTATTCAAGGCAGagtgtttttcagg GCATGGCCGCCTCGTGACTTCGGATTTTGTGAATGA
- the LOC126788646 gene encoding uncharacterized protein LOC126788646: protein MWRAVATEAKHMAKFLGVLHLTHSYLLSASIGVGPSMLPTLNVSGDIMLEEHVSHRLGRIVPGDVVIVQSPDDPKRMVVKRVLGLEGDKVAFFDPHRIFRHSSAVVPKGHVWIQGDNVYNSHDSRSHGPVPYGLIHGRVFFKVWPPDGFGFIR from the exons ATGTGGCGAGCCGTAGCCACCGAAGCCAAGCACATGGCAAAGTTCCTCGGCGTCCTCCACCTCACCCACTCCTACCTCCTCTCCGCTTCCATC GGAGTGGGACCCAGTATGCTCCCCACCTTGAATGTGAGCGGCGACATCATGCTGGAGGAGCACGTGTCCCATCGATTAGGGAGAATCGTCCCCGGTGACGTCGTCATAGTTCAGTCTCCCGATGACCCCAAGAGAATGGTGGTCAAGCGGGTCTTGGGCTTGGAGGGGGATAAGGTCGCTTTTTTCGACCCCCATCGGATTTTTCGGCACAGTTCTGCTGTG GTTCCTAAGGGGCATGTTTGGATTCAAGGAGACAACGTTTATAATTCTCATGATTCACGGTCACATGGACCTGTGCCTTACGGTCTTATACATGGCAGAGTATTTTTCAAG GTATGGCCGCCTGATGGCTTTGGATTTATTAGATGA
- the LOC126786060 gene encoding solanesyl diphosphate synthase 2, chloroplastic-like isoform X2 has protein sequence MMSMTSRSLDFGRTVLDLVACGCSSNALLDRSSLSSIRNYTKANTKGSSKGFAARPIVFGGRGRTRCAVSSVKAAETLLNGVPDGLPRVLELKEESRMPISLTNLFEVVADDLSTLNQNLQSIVGAENPVLMSAAEQIFSAGGKRMRPALVFLVSRATAEIVGLKELTKEHRRLAEIIEMIHTASLIHDDVLDESDMRRGKETVHQMFGTRVAVLAGDFMFAQSSWYLANLENLPVIKLISQVIKDFASGEIKQASSLFDCDVKLDEYLIKSYYKTASLIAASTKGAAIFSGVDNSVAEKMYDYGKNLGLSFQVVDDILDFTQSAEQLGKPAGTDLAKGNLTAPVIFALEKEPKLRDIIESEFSETGSLDEAIELVKSCGGIEQARALAKEKAHLAIENLDCLPRTAFRLALEDMVMFNLERID, from the exons ATGATGTCAATGACAAGCCGTAGTCTTGATTTTGGAAGAACTGTATTGGATTTGGTGGCTTGTGGTTGTTCTTCAAATGCTTTGTTGGACCGCTCTTCATTGTCTTCAATAAGGAATTACACAAAGGCAAATACTAAGGGGAGTAGTAAAGGTTTTGCAGCAAGGCCAATAGTTTTTGGTGGTAGGGGCCGGACTAGGTGTGCAGTGTCTTCTGTGAAAGCAGCTGAGACTTTGCTAAATG GTGTTCCTGACGGTCTTCCACGAGTCTTGGAGTTGAAGGAAGAGTCGAGAATGCCCATTTCGCTGACGAATTTGTTTGAAGTGGTAGCTGATGATCTCTCGACACTAAATCAAAATCTTCAGTCA ATTGTTGGTGCAGAAAACCCGGTTTTAATGTCTGCAGCTGAGCAGATTTTCAGTGCTGGTGGGAAGCGGATGCGACCAGCTTTGGTGTTTTTGGTCTCAAGAGCAACAGCAGAAATAGTTGGGTTGAA GGAACTTACAAAAGAACATCGCCGATTGGCAGAGATTATTGAAATGATTCATACGGCAAGCTTGATACATGATGATGTATTGGATGAAAGTGACATGCGAAGAG GGAAAGAAACTGTTCATCAAATGTTTGGTACAAGAGTGGCTGTACTGGCTGGGGACTTCATGTTTGCACAGTCATCATGGTATCTTGCAAATCTTGAAAATCTTCCGGTCATTAAGCTCATTAGCCAG GTTATCaaagattttgcaagtggtgaAATAAAACAGGCATCTAGCTTGTTTGATTGTGATGTCAAACTTGATGAGTACTTGATCAAGAGCTACTACAAAACAGCCTCCCTAATCGCTGCCAGTACCAAAGGAGCTGCTATTTTTAGTGGGGTTGACAACAGCGTAGCTGAGAAAATGTATGACTATGGCAAGAATCTTGGTCTGTCATTCCAAGTTGTTGATGACATATTGGATTTCACTCAATCGGCAGAGCAGCTGGGAAAGCCTGCCGGAACTGACCTAGCCAAAGGAAACCTCACTGCCCCGGTTATTTTTGCTCTGGAGAAGGAGCCAAAACTTAGAGATATAATTGAATCAGAATTCAGTGAAACTGGCTCACTTGATGAAGCCATTGAATTGGTCAAGAGTTGTGGCGGCATTGAACAAGCACGAGCATTAGCCAAAGAGAAAGCTCATCTTGCAATCGAAAATCTCGATTGCCTTCCTCGAACAGCTTTTCGATTAGCTCTGGAGGATATGGTGATGTTTAATCTCGAACGGATCGATTAG